The Solanum lycopersicum chromosome 6, SLM_r2.1 genome has a window encoding:
- the LOC101265031 gene encoding CRIB domain-containing protein RIC6-like produces MSTKVKGLLKGLRYISQVFDEDKEKDIQIGFPTDVKHVAHIGWDGPSVDNPSWMKEFKAPGAFQSAPLMPPPGEHKENPDIKWVSEDSNRRSRNANSSPPKEKQEKPRTSRRHSTTENGSNENSTNKEPGTKSRGSRRHHNKDTADGTKSSDSSSKNNPDIPKKSRRKKSKEDGGLNRPSKSKGTTQITESGPKSENENSEISKEK; encoded by the exons ATGTCCACAAAGGTGAAAGGCCTTCTTAAAGGCCTTAGGTACATTTCTCAAGTTTTTG ATGAGgataaagaaaaagatataCAAATTGGTTTTCCAACAGATGTAAAACATGTTGCACATATAGGATGGGATGGTCCATCAGTTGATAATCCAAGCTGg ATGAAAGAATTTAAAGCACCAGGAGCATTTCAATCAGCACCTTTAATGCCTCCTCCTGGAGAACATAAAGAAAATCCTGATATTAAATGGGTTTCTGAAG ATTCAAATAGAAGGTCAAGAAATGCAAATTCTTCACCACCCAAAGAAAAACAAGAGAAGCCAAGAACATCAAGGAGACATTCCACAACAGAAAATGGAAGCAATGAAAACTCTACAAACAAAGAGCCTGGAACCAAATCAAGGGGTTCAAGGAGACATCATAACAAGGACACGGCCGATGGGACCAAATCGAGTGATTCCTCGAGCAAAAACAACCCCGATATCCCTAAAAAATCGCGAAGAAAGAAGTCAAAGGAGGATGGTGGCTTGAATCGACCATCAAAATCTAAAGGCACAACACAAATTACAGAGTCAGGTCCTAAATCAGAAAATGAAAATAGTGaaatttctaaagaaaaataa